TACAGCAGACGATGCTTCTGGAGGAACCACAGGCCAATTAGAGCTTCTTTCCACAGCAATTATGGATGGCTGGATGGCTGGGGTAGGAGCTGCGGTGCCACCTCACACAGATGCATTGGGCCAGCTTTTATCCGATTATGCAAAACGTGTCTACACCTCTCAAATGCAGCATCTAAAGGTATGTAGGCTTATGTTGGTTCGCTTAAGATCTTGTTCGCCATGTTGAGATGTTTCTTATAAAGAGATGTTTTTCTTAGGATATTGCTGGTACTTTGGCGTCGGAAGAAGCAGAAGATGCTGGTCAAGTAGCAAAGCTTCGGTCAGCTCTTGAGTCTGTTGACCACAAAAGAAGAAAGGTAACCCTCATCCTCATCCTCATTATCTCTTAAATAGTTTTTCTTGTATATTAATTTACATGTTCTCTTTAACAGATTTTGCAACAAATGAGAAGTGATGCAGCTTTGTTTACATTGGAGGAAGGCAGTTCTCCAGTTCAAAATCCTTCTACAGCAGCCGAAGAGGCGAGATTAGCTTCTCTCATTTCTCTAGATGCCATACTCAAGCAAGTGAAGGTAGTTCATAACTCTATCATCACGAGTGTTTACTTGATCTTCGATGGTTTGATAAAAAAAACTGTTTGATTCATGTAGGAAATAACAAGACAAGCCTCTGTCCACGTTTTGAGTAAAAGCAAAAAGAAAGCATTACTTGAGTCTCTCGAAGAACTCACTGAACGAATGCCTTCTCTTCTTGACGTTGATCATCCATGTGCACAGAGAGAAATCGCTACGGCTCGCCAGTTGGTCGAGACAATCCCAGAACAAGAGGACAGTCTTCAAGAAGAAAAGAGACATTCATTAGATTCGATGTCCTCAACGGAAACCGATGTGTCTCAATGGAACGTTCTGCAGTTCAACACGGGAGGCTCTTCAGCTCCGTTCATCATAAAATGCGGCGCTAACTCCAACTCAGAGCTCGTGATCAAAGCGGATGCACGGATTCAAGAACCTAAAGGAGGAGAAATCGTGAGAGTTGTGCCAAGACCTTCCGTTCTAGAAAACATGAGCTTAGAGGAAATGAAACAAGTGTTTGGTCCGTTGCCTGAAGCTCTAAGTTCACTGGCTTTAGCAAGAACAGCTGATGGCACAAGGGCTAGATACTCCAGACTCTTCAGAACTCTAGCCATGAAGGTTCCCTCTCTTAGGGACCTCGTTGGAGAGCTTGAGAAAGGAGGTGTTTTAAAAGATACCACCAAATCGACATGAAACAACAACAAAAATGTTCTCTATTTTATGTAAGTATTCTTTGTTTTTTTTGTACTGTGAGGGTTAATATACTTTTTGATTTCTCTGTATTTGTGTGTACTCTCTAGTGTTTTGCGGCCATTAATGGTGTTATTGTGTTTAAGAACAGTTTCAGCTAAAAAGATGCTCTCACTAGAATCTTGCTAAAGCCAGTGAACTTTAACAAGTTACAGCTTCAGGCAATTGACCAAAAATTTATTTACTTTCCAGTAAGACTAATTTATATTAATAAACTATATATCACAATTTTAACTGGCTTAAAAGATGAACAAATAAAAAAATTACATTTTCTATTTTTGGTTACTGTTTCAAGTAAAAAAAAATGGACATCAAACTCAATAAAACGTTTGAGAAGATGGATCCTGGTTCCAAGCCTGTTCAACTCCACCAAACAAGTAATCTGATAAATTCTCAAAACCTGATGAGTCTTTTGTGCTGCATGAGCTTGTTGTCTCTGATGAGCTGAACATTGATGATAAACTCCCACTGGACAAATCTACTCTTGGCAACAGACTGCTACTACTGTCTTTCTCTTGCTTCTTCTTGCTGTTGTTGTCGTGTCTCGAAGGGATTGCAGACAAGTTTCTTCTTTCCTTTGATTTCCGACCACCACCGTTCTTGCTCACCGGTCTGGGAGAATCTCTGTCAAAGACAAAGCTTTCTCAGATATTACAAACACATCAAACTTTGGGATTTGATAATGTTCACACAACTTACCTTGCATAGAGAAGCATGTATGCTCCCTCTAGTAACACAGTCTGTAATGGAACCGGGAAAACCTGCAATAAGGAATGAAACATTAAGAATCAAGAAAAAAATATATAGTGGTATAATAACAATGTTAGTGAAACCTACATTGCTGTCATCAATCTTGAACCAATCTCCATGAAGGTTTTTGATGTAGCAAACATAATGACCTGAATATGAAGTGGCATCTAAATGAACCACCACTGCATAGAGACTATACATTGGATGATGATCCCCATGATTTGGGTTACTCATGTATGGGCTAATATCGAGAAGCTCAGGAAAATGAATGGGTTTACTCAGCTTCCCAAAGTTATCAGACTGCATGAATACAAACAAATCACTATCTCCTGAATAAACCCTACAAATATTAGACACTCAGAAGAGGATCAAGACTCTCTCACCTCAAAACGTTTCAACACCACAGTAAGAATATTGGGTCCTTCGAGTATCACTAACTTCTTTTTGGCTTTCTGGTAAGATTTGCATCTGTGGTAAGACAAAAAGCTTGGAGTTATTAGTTTTAAGTATATATATATATATATATCTTTTGGTTTCAAAAAGACATGTTCAAGTTATACCTGTCACACAAGTACCGGTTCTCTCCATCTAGGACTTCATAGGCTGTAAACTGAGCAAGTGCTTCTTCTAGGCTTCCTATGTCTCCACCAATCTCAACAGTTAGATCCATCATCAGCTCCGTTCTCTCAGATTTGTGCAGGCATTTCATGCATTTAATCTGTGTATTTATATTATAATTCACCAATAAAATCTCAATAACAGGGATTACTTTGTATTAAAAGCCAAGGATTCAGATGGTAATCATATAAACCTTGGAGTGAAGGTAACCACCAAACGTAAGGCCTACTAAAGTAGTTTCTTCTGCCAACGGATCAGCTGCATCAGCCTCTTTGAGAAAAACAGATTGCATTGTATCAACAGCACACCTGACATCCTTATGAAACAACAATGTTATTCACCTTACTGAATAAAGAAAAAACGGCAAAAGCTACTAAAAGCATAACCACCTTAAAAATTCATGAGCATCTTCTTGCTTTCCAGGGCCAAGATGCTTCCCAATCTTTTGTAATCTTGATAAGATTTTGATAGGTGAGAGAGGAGATTCTCCTCCCCTTGACTTCAAAATTAAGAACTCAAACTCACAGACAAAACACCAACTCTTCTTTCGACCTGTAACTACCAAGATTAAGATTCAAGACAAAGTAGCTTACACAATAGTAGTAGTTTTAAAGTGGTTTTGGTTGTGCAAACTTACATGCTTTAGAATGTATTCCTCTAATTAGGTAAGAAATAAGTGGCCGAGTGAAGGCCAAGCACTGGAGAACAACATTTGCATAACAACTACAAAAGTGTAATAATATAAGTGATAAGCACCAAGTGTATACTTGAATAGTTAGCAATATCAATATACCAAAATTATCAGTCCATACAATAGCAATTTTTTTAAAGCGTTAAAAAGATGGATGAATATGTACCTGTTGCCCAAGTTGACAAGGCCAAATGGGTGTAATTCTATTCTATCACGGTAAAGTTTGACAAACATCTCATAAGAGAAGCTCATCTGCACACACACACAAAAAAAAATTAGTAACATCAATATGGAAAAAATGGCAGCAGATAGATAGTCATTTTCTAGTAAACCTAACCTCATTGACAGAAGTGGAAGGTTGAGTTAGTTTAGACGACTTTGGGGGTCTAAAATGCTGGACAACTTTTTGCATCGATGTTTTGAAGACACTACTACTTGAAGAAGCTTGTGACACTTTAGGTTTACTAATAGCTTTTGAAGGTAAAGGAATAGTTGAAGAGGACAGCGCAGCAGCAGGAGCACTACTAGTTGGTTCACATGTCGTTTTCTCATGTCCAAGTGCATTCTTTTCTCCTTCATGTTCCACTGACAAAAGATGATTCGAAGCTGACACTCCAACCGTATCAACTTTCCTACGTGAACTTTGCGGCTTTGCATCAGTAAGTAGAGTAGCCTTGCCTTTGGAATGCTTCTCTGTGCGATTATGTGACTTCTTCGAGCTTATTGGCTTCGTCTCATAGAAATTATCTTTTTCGTTTAGAGAAGTAGTGAAGTCCACAGCTTGAGACTTGGGTTGTACCTTTTGAACACTAGGCCTACTTGTAGAGATGTCAGAGGCAAGATCAACAGACACGCCATCATTATTCACCCTCTCGTTGGTCTCTAGACCAGTTAGCCCATCTGCTGCTGATGATTCAAACTCAGTCCCACGAAATGGCATTTCAATATGTGATCCATCTGCATAGCGCTCCAAGTCATCAATAAACCACACACACAACAAATAGAAATAAGCTTGAGTCTTTTTTAAATTACCATCAGACTTAACAGACTTATCCTCTTCTCTGTCGTAATCATGAAGAGGAGGCGGTCGACACTCTTCCTTGTGACCTCGTCGCCAGTGAAGAATCTGACACTTGCTAGAACTACAAGATACTCAAAAAGAATGATCTTTCAAAGTGTGTAATAAACAGAACTAATAAAAAAAACTATATACTTTGAGAGGAGAACGAACCAGTAACGGACGGATTTGCATTGAGCGCAGCGAGTAGTGGTTGGGTAGTGACAAACAGCACAACTATAAACATCTGGAGGAACAGAAGAGGAGGAGCCGTAGTAGTCTACAGTGGCACGAGCCTCCTCCTTCTCCTTTTCTTCTGCTGCCAGATAAGACTCCTCGGTGGCTAAAGAGATAAGCCGAAGAACCTCCTCCCGCTTCACGGCGGCGGATCTCCATTGGCGGCGGATTAGGAGAAAAGCCAGCATCAGAAATCCAATTAAGAGAAAAGGAGACATCTTTCTTTCACGGCGAGGAAATAATCAATCTCTGATAGAGAGAAGAAGGCCTAAGAGGGTGGTGATCAGCATTGCGTGCAAAGAGATTTTGAAGAATGCAGAGGAGGCGGGTGTAGACGGCGACGGTGGTGGTGGTGGTGGGAGCAAGAGGGCAAATGGAATCTAAGACGGCGGAGAAGATGGTGGCGACGGAGTGTAAAGGATTTGGGCATCTGGAGAGATTAAAAAGCTAGAGAGAGAGAGAGAAGAAAAGATGAAATGAGAAATGGTCTGTTTGTATGTAGAGAGAGAGAGAGAGAGAGAGAAAGTGAAGAAGGAGGGAATCAACGTGCACTTGTTTTTTGTCGTTTTACGGTTTCTACTTTCTTTTCTTTTTTTTGTTTTGGTCCCTTTCCGACCAAACCGATGTCTGATTTAAAAAAAAGTTTTGACTTATCTATTTTATTTTAATTAATAAGGAGATGATCAACAAGTCGCTTTGGCCGAGTGGTTAAGGCGTGTGCCTGCTAAGTACATGGGGTTTCCCCGCGAGAGTTCGAATCTCTCAGGCGACGTCTAATTTTTTTAATTGACTTTGACTGTAGTTGACAACAACTCAACAACATGCGTAACTGCACTACCAAACACTTTCTACTCGTCTCAGCTGATTAAACTTTGCTCGTTACTGCTACTGTAATTGCAACCGCTATTTTTTGTCTGTTAACTACATTTGCTTTGGTTCAATGTTTTTGTCCAAAATCTCAACATACTAATGAACCAGAGACAAGACTTTGCGGTGAAACAAAAACCGTCAGAACCAGAGTCTTCACCGGTTCATATCACTAGTAGTTGTAGCCTCCTTCTCTGTAGTCCTTAGAATCTTTACATAGC
The DNA window shown above is from Brassica oleracea var. oleracea cultivar TO1000 chromosome C3, BOL, whole genome shotgun sequence and carries:
- the LOC106334908 gene encoding ubiquitin carboxyl-terminal hydrolase 17 isoform X1 produces the protein MSPFLLIGFLMLAFLLIRRQWRSAAVKREEVLRLISLATEESYLAAEEKEKEEARATVDYYGSSSSVPPDVYSCAVCHYPTTTRCAQCKSVRYCSSKCQILHWRRGHKEECRPPPLHDYDREEDKSVKSDDGSHIEMPFRGTEFESSAADGLTGLETNERVNNDGVSVDLASDISTSRPSVQKVQPKSQAVDFTTSLNEKDNFYETKPISSKKSHNRTEKHSKGKATLLTDAKPQSSRRKVDTVGVSASNHLLSVEHEGEKNALGHEKTTCEPTSSAPAAALSSSTIPLPSKAISKPKVSQASSSSSVFKTSMQKVVQHFRPPKSSKLTQPSTSVNEMSFSYEMFVKLYRDRIELHPFGLVNLGNSCYANVVLQCLAFTRPLISYLIRGIHSKAFTGRKKSWCFVCEFEFLILKSRGGESPLSPIKILSRLQKIGKHLGPGKQEDAHEFLRCAVDTMQSVFLKEADAADPLAEETTLVGLTFGGYLHSKIKCMKCLHKSERTELMMDLTVEIGGDIGSLEEALAQFTAYEVLDGENRYLCDRCKSYQKAKKKLVILEGPNILTVVLKRFESDNFGKLSKPIHFPELLDISPYMSNPNHGDHHPMYSLYAVVVHLDATSYSGHYVCYIKNLHGDWFKIDDSNVFPVPLQTVLLEGAYMLLYARDSPRPVSKNGGGRKSKERRNLSAIPSRHDNNSKKKQEKDSSSSLLPRVDLSSGSLSSMFSSSETTSSCSTKDSSGFENLSDYLFGGVEQAWNQDPSSQTFY
- the LOC106334908 gene encoding ubiquitin carboxyl-terminal hydrolase 17 isoform X2, with amino-acid sequence MSPFLLIGFLMLAFLLIRRQWRSAAVKREEVLRLISLATEESYLAAEEKEKEEARATVDYYGSSSSVPPDVYSCAVCHYPTTTRCAQCKSVRYCSSKCQILHWRRGHKEECRPPPLHDYDREEDKSVKSDDGSHIEMPFRGTEFESSAADGLTGLETNERVNNDGVSVDLASDISTSRPSVQKVQPKSQAVDFTTSLNEKDNFYETKPISSKKSHNRTEKHSKGKATLLTDAKPQSSRRKVDTVGVSASNHLLSVEHEGEKNALGHEKTTCEPTSSAPAAALSSSTIPLPSKAISKPKVSQASSSSSVFKTSMQKVVQHFRPPKSSKLTQPSTSVNEMSFSYEMFVKLYRDRIELHPFGLVNLGNSCYANVVLQCLAFTRPLISYLIRGIHSKACRKKSWCFVCEFEFLILKSRGGESPLSPIKILSRLQKIGKHLGPGKQEDAHEFLRCAVDTMQSVFLKEADAADPLAEETTLVGLTFGGYLHSKIKCMKCLHKSERTELMMDLTVEIGGDIGSLEEALAQFTAYEVLDGENRYLCDRCKSYQKAKKKLVILEGPNILTVVLKRFESDNFGKLSKPIHFPELLDISPYMSNPNHGDHHPMYSLYAVVVHLDATSYSGHYVCYIKNLHGDWFKIDDSNVFPVPLQTVLLEGAYMLLYARDSPRPVSKNGGGRKSKERRNLSAIPSRHDNNSKKKQEKDSSSSLLPRVDLSSGSLSSMFSSSETTSSCSTKDSSGFENLSDYLFGGVEQAWNQDPSSQTFY